The proteins below come from a single Immundisolibacter sp. genomic window:
- a CDS encoding aromatic-ring-hydroxylating dioxygenase subunit beta gives QLPLTSRRFRADRGAALAVGPGYVFDDDKARLELRIQRLESGLVWAEDPRNSARRIVSNVEIYQAEADREAQVYSVVEIHRSRIDAQQRRLTAARTDRWRCEGGVWRLVRRLIQFDHPVVIDSNLNVFF, from the coding sequence ACCAGCTGCCGCTGACCTCGCGCCGCTTCCGGGCCGACCGCGGCGCGGCGCTGGCGGTGGGTCCGGGCTACGTGTTCGACGACGACAAAGCGCGCCTTGAGTTGCGCATCCAGCGCCTGGAATCCGGCCTGGTGTGGGCCGAAGACCCGCGCAACAGCGCGCGGCGCATCGTCAGCAACGTCGAGATTTATCAGGCCGAGGCCGACCGCGAGGCGCAGGTCTACTCCGTAGTCGAAATCCATCGCAGCCGCATCGACGCCCAGCAGCGACGCCTGACCGCGGCCCGCACCGACCGCTGGCGCTGCGAGGGCGGCGTCTGGCGCTTGGTACGCCGGCTGATCCAGTTCGACCACCCGGTGGTGATCGACAGCAACCTGAACGTGTTTTTCTAA